The Terriglobales bacterium genome includes the window GAGCAGGCGGCTGACCGGGAGACCTCAAAGCGTCAGGTATCACAACGCGAGTTCATTGCCCCTGCTCGACTGTCTGGAGCGACGATAGACGAATTGTCCGACACAACGAGCCAGACCGCCCTTCGCCGGTTACTAAACGGCCAGACCATACCTACCGATGATTCGCGCGAGTTCTTCGCCGATGTCTTGGCCCTGATAAAGAGATGGCATGCTCGGCCGTTAACAGAACGTAGCGAGTCGCGGATCCTGGCGAACGTACGAGCAGACCAACTCCGTTCCGATTACCAAACTGTGCAGCATGTACAGCAGGTGATTGCTATCGGCTCAACAAGCGATATAACCACTTACAAACAGCGCGGTATTCAGTATTCGGCGCAATCGCAACAGCTGAATGTCGTGCGCGCTCGCTTGCATCATGGCGGGGGACGAGTATCGGAAGGCGAAGATCTTGGCGAGAGTTCCCTCGCCGATTCCAGCGCCGCGACCTACGACGATCTACGCACACGGCAATACCGCTTCCGCGATCTGCGAGCTGGGGACGTACTCGAGCTGGAATATACAATCACACCTCTAGCCAATGAAAACCCATACGGTCAGTATTTTGCGCAGCTGGTCGCGTTTGGCTCTTCGCTCCCAAGCGATTTCCAGCGTTATGTCCTGTGCAGTCCTCACGACATTCACCTGAGCAGCTCCGAGCGGGCTCTACCTCCTGCAACGCTGCAACGGCGCTCTGCTGAAGATGTTCGTATTTGGGAAAAGACGGACATAGCTGCGCTGGTTCGTGAACCACGCTCGCCCTCGTGGAGCGAGCAGGGCGCCTACGTCCACGTGTCGAATTTCGATTCATGGCAAACACTGGGCAAATGGTATGCGGATCTGATTCGTCCTCAGTTCAAGCTAAACGCGGAACTTGAACGGCAGGCCGCCCAGATCGTGCAGAACCATCCCAGCCGGCTCGACCGCGTGGCCGCGATCGATGAGCTGGTTCTGAAGAACACACGCTACGTGGCCCTCGAGCTTGGCGTCTATGGATTCAAACCCTACCCAGTCACTCAGACCTTCGCTCGACGCTTTGGAGACTGCAAGGATAAAGCAAGCCTCATGGTCGCGCTTCTGCGAGCAGCCGACATTGATGCAGACATCGCCTTGGTTCGCACGAAACGGCTGGGAGACATCATCGAGCAGCCCGCTTCGGTATCCATCTTTGACCATGCGATTGTTTATGTTCCGGAATTTGATCTCTGGCTCGACGGAACTGCTGAGTTTTCGCGGTTGCGGGAGCTGCCCGTCGAAGATCAGGGCGTAATGGCGCTGACGGTAGGCGCCGACGGTAATGCCACATTGCGGCGGACTCCGGCCTCATCTGCAAGCGACAACTATTCCAGACGAACGATCAACGCGCGTCTGGAAGCCGATGGCACCATCCGATTCTCGGGCGCGACTTATGTCCGCGGTGAAGACGCTCCCGAACTGCGACGCCAGTTGGAACCAGGGGACAGCAAGCTTGGATATGTTCGCGATCATCTAGCACAGGTCCTACCGGCCGTCGAAGTACACGACGTGGAGTTGCCGGTTAGTCTCTCCGACATAGTTTCTTTAAGCTTCAACGGCGAGCTGACTTCATTCCATGGACGTCATTCGGCTACGCTGCCGTCGTCATGGATGGAACGAAACTACGTTGCAACTCTCGCAGCGAAGAATTCCCGCGCTCAAGACCTGCTGTTTGAAGCCCCCTGGACCACCACCGAAGAGATCCACATTGAGCTTCCGCACGGTGCGCATCTGACAGGCATTCCACAGAACCAGAGCATCTCGAGTGAATTCGGAAACGCGGACATTCGATATGACATCATCGGTGACCAAGTCACAGTCCTCAGCACGGTCAAGTTCAGCGCGACACTAATTCCTGCCGCGCAATATCCCGCCTTTCGAGAATTTACTGCGGGAGTGGAAACCGCGTTCCAGCGTAATCTCGAGGTCGAGCTACCATGAGGTCATGGCTCTCGATCATCTGCATCGCAGGCGTGTCTGCCGGCGTTGCCGCACAGACTCCTTCAGAAAGCTCTGCTGATCTCTTATTCGCGAAGTCGGATCTAACCGGGGCACTTCGGAGGAGCGCAGTAGAGCTAAAGCGTAACCCGCATGACCTGAACGCACACTTCGTGCGCATGGAAGCGGCTCGGCTCGAACTCCGAAATCGAGAAGAGCTGCATTCCGCGATTGGAGTTCTACAAGAGGCGCGCGGTGGCGATCCCCGAGCAAGAGTTGCGGCCGAGAGAATCCGCGAACTGGCTGCTAACACCCCACAACTTCGTGCGGTACTTCCCCAAATCGCCGAGCTATTGCGGGAAGACAGTCCATATGCGGTCGAGCTCAGCGATGCCGTCCTGAAGGCATGGGCGGACGGGGCCGCGATCCCAGGGAAGACGCACCTGGCGCGCAGAATTACGAAATGGCAAATCGCTGGACCGTTCGGCCAATTTGCCAACGTTGATTTTGATCGAGCCTGGCCGCCCGAAGAAAACGAGCTTCGCAGCACTCGCTACGAAGGTCGAGTTCGTGAGGACATCGATGTCGAGTCCGGCGAGTTAGAGTTGCCTGAATACTTTTCCCGTTCTGGCGTCTACTACGCAGCCGCACAAGTGTCCATCGCGACCGAGGCGAAGTACCGGCTAATCGTGGAGAGTGAGGGCACGTATGACGTGCGAATCGACGGATTCCCACTGTTAGTGCATGACGCTCGGTTTGTGCAGCAACGCGCGACCACGCCGGTCGATTTTCAGATGGAGGCCGGAAAACATCGGATCGTTGTAAAGCTTCAAGCAGCGGCGCTCCCACTGCGTATCTGGATTGAGCCGCTTCGTGAGTTTCACTCTGTAGCTCTGAGAGTGCTCGCTTCCGAAGCGGATTATCTGAAGGCTGCAACCGCTCTTATGAACGGAGATCCGAGCGCCGCGCTCGCGTTGAGTGACCAGAGTTCTCTCGCCAATGTCCTCAAGGCCGAGGCGTTAGCGCAGATGGGTGATGAACAACAGGCACGGGAGCTCTTTCTGGCTGCGAGCATCTTAGATGCACGGAATCTGCTGGCCGCCTTCAAAGTGGCTGAGGATGCGCTCAGCGGCGAGCAATACGAAGCAGCCACAAAGCACCTCGCGAAGATTCTCAAGGGAGCTCCGGCGTATCCGCAGGCACAAGAGTTGAAGTTCCAACTCACTGAACACTTCAACTGGCGCACAGAGCAGGAAGCCGCGCTGAACCAGCGCCTGCGATTGCATCCAAACTGTGGCGCCCTGACAGACGCAGCCAAGTTTTACGACAGCAATTACCAAAGCGAACGCGCCAGGCGCTACGAAGCGGCGCTCGCCAAATGCTCGCCTAAGCCGTACCAATTTTGGGAGCAGTTGAGCTTGCATGGGACGCACAAACACGCAAGCGATAGCATCAGTGACTACCTAGTGCGGCACCCAAGCGATCGTCATGCTCTTACGAGTGCGATCCGAGAGGCCGTACTAGGCAATGATCTCCCAGGAGCAAGCCAATACGCGAAGATCCTGCGCGCGGTGGCTCCAAATTGGAGTTGGGCAGCACTGCTTGCCGTTCGTCCCGAATCGATACTGGATTCTCAATCCGGTTACTCGGCAGCGAATGGCTTTTATAAGCCATTCGTGCGTGATCCATTACCCATGATGCGCGATCGCGAGGCGCAGCTCCCTGACAGTCGAATCCTGATCAACGATCGAGTTGTGAAGCTCGATTCGGGGGGAGCCTGGGTTTATCAACACACGGTTACCCAAGTTCTGAATAAGAAAGGCATCGCTCGGCTAGGCGAGGTGGAATTGCCGCGAGCGATCGACCTGCTTGACCTTCGTACAGTCAAGCCGAATGGAAAGCTCGTCGAAGCGGACTTGGGCGAGAGCAAGAGTGCGGTTTCAATGCCATCGCTCGCGGAGGGAGACGCGATTGAAATCGCATACCTTCAGCACATCAGCTCCGAGGTTCTGGCCGCATCCCCTGAGACTTTGGACTTCGCGTTCGCGTCCTCGCAATCGCCAACTCGCTCCGCGCGGCTGACGCTGATTCGCGACAATGTGCCGGAGCCATTGTTGTGGCGCTCGCCCGAGGTGCGGTGCATTCACAGTGAGCCTACCAGCGACGTTGGCACCACAACGTGGGAGGTGACGAACGCGCCAGCCGATCAGGATGAACCTGCTGCGCCCCAATACGAGCGGCGCTCTCGTTTGTTGTGGCTCGCAATGGACCGTGCTCAGCCGGTAGACATGAGTGCGAAAATACGCGACGCACTCACCGATGCCACGAAGGTCACTTTCCGGATTCGGGAAATAGCCGCCGAGCTGCAATCATCGTCAGAAGCCAGGCCCAGCGTCGCGTACCGCTACGTAATGGCAAACATTGAGAACGAAGCACAGAACTGGCGACAGGCAAACATCACTGCTGCAGACGAAAGTCTGGGACAAGGCGAAGGTAACCGCGCTGCCACTCTCATTGCTCTTCTGTCGGCCATGGGATATGAGGCCGATCTTGCGCTTAGCAGTGAACGAGGTAAGTACGACCCTGCGGATATGTGCGCAAGCGCCCGCTGCTACACGCATGCACTCGTGCGCGTCGTGTTGCCTGGATCCGGCCAAGTGCTGCTCGACCCTGGCATCGAGAGTCTCCCGGCAGGCGCTCTGTCTCCCGAAGTGGAAGGGGAACAAGCACTCCTTATCCCCCGCTCGCATGCCCTGACCAAACAGGCTTTCGTGGTTCCGCGATCCACCGATCAGCACAGCGAAGCAACTGCCGATCTGCACCTCGACGATGCAGGTGGCCTTAGCGGAAAAATTCATATCCGTTTCGGCAGCTTCCGCAGCGGACAGATGCGTCAAATGTTGCGCACTGTCTCTGCTAAGGACCGTGAGGATTTCTTTGAACAGATAGCTGATCGAATTATTCCGTCCGTGAATGAGGTTTCAGCCACGCTCAATCACGAACAAGATCCGGAGCAGCCGCTTGAACTCGAACTAAGCATTCGGGCCTCAAAATTCGGCCGATGGAACCATTCCGAACTACAGCTTGAACAGACGGTTCCGGCGCTCGGCTTGAGCCGGGTGTATGCCACACTGGCTGAGAGGCAGCAACCCGTACTCCTCGATACGCCATTGGTCGAGACCTCTGAATTTGTAATTCATCTGCCAGTTGGACTCGAAGCTGTTCGTACGCCAAATTCTGTTGATTTGAAGTCCGAGTTTGGCGAGTATCGCAGCGAACTCAAGGCCGAAGCCAACGTTCTCAAAGTCACGCGCAGTTTCCGGATTCCGGCGCAAGTAGTGGCACCGTCCCGATATCGTGAGTTCTCTGATTTTGCCCTTCAAATCGACAGCGCTGAAAGAGAAGTGATTCAGTTGCGTGGAACGTCTTTAGTGCAAATCCTCCCCAACTCCGCGCAGCTCGCGCACACTCCGCAGCCGCTGCATTAAACTATTGGTATGCCGGTAACCGAAGAAGAGGTAATCACTGCGCTGAAGGATTGTTACGACCCGGAGATTCCGGTAAACATCGTTGACCTGGGACTTATCTATGGCGTCCGGATCACGCCTGAATCCGCCGCAGAGGTTGCGCCGGAAACCCGCCGCGACGTCGAAGTCGAGATGACGCTTACGGCGCCCGGATGTCCAGCGCACACGCAGATCAGCCAGCAGGTGAAAGATCGGATCGAGCAACTTCCTGGTGTGAACTCCGCCACCGTCAACGTTGTGTGGTCGCCTCCGTGGACGCCGGAGCGGCTGAGTCAAGCGGCACGCCAAAAGTTAGGAATCGAGTAGAGAGGGGGATCAAGGTTTACGCAGCTCCTGTCCCCTATTCCCTCCCCTAGTAAGGTTTGTTCTGGAACTCTCCACCCGAGCGGCCCCGCATCTGCTGCCAACTCTGTGCGTGCTCGCTGATGCGCTCCACCAGGCTCTGAATTCCATTCACGATACGATGGCCGCGGTCGAGGTACTCGGGAGCCTGATTCCAGATCTGCTCGAACTTTTCCGGATGGTCGGACGCTAATGCTGCCAAGCCGACTCCTGCACTGGCCATACCTGCCGCTCGCTTTCCGCTCAACAGGAAGTACACTGCTGCGCCGAAAGCCCCAAACATCAAAATCTTCTTCCAATCATGCTGTTCCACTTGTGTTCCTCCATGAACGTTGGACCGACCGAATACTTAGAACAAGGTAACCTTAACTCTCGTTGCCTAGCACGCGGGGCTGAATCCAGGTTGACCGGCCCAACATCAACAACTTAGTCTCAGAGAATGGCTGATAGCAAGCTCGAGGAACTCCTTGCTCTTCCTGTTCACCAG containing:
- a CDS encoding DUF3857 domain-containing protein; this encodes MASPRKRRMLFLCVGPFLCSVLASASNPVQSKSWFDQRLVKKTQAVTVHVHASSDRDTLITVALLDEIYDLRDCVLDPFQVDSTLARITDDLSATPIARAEASYLAARIKGSFAETPQTLIALLARGAGAMAGDAEIRDAISAITLLHHLDIAARAEQPAESVNSGEGWYHASRIARDDYHKLQALRRALELNHDYLPALTEMAKRYAAQGQLTRARNMLSATLERYPAETSVRLLLAELDINQGHASTALEVMNQLRSKPLPIAVTRQLAESYAQLRLLDEARDLAHLAVRLHPGGPEERELASRLDEQAADRETSKRQVSQREFIAPARLSGATIDELSDTTSQTALRRLLNGQTIPTDDSREFFADVLALIKRWHARPLTERSESRILANVRADQLRSDYQTVQHVQQVIAIGSTSDITTYKQRGIQYSAQSQQLNVVRARLHHGGGRVSEGEDLGESSLADSSAATYDDLRTRQYRFRDLRAGDVLELEYTITPLANENPYGQYFAQLVAFGSSLPSDFQRYVLCSPHDIHLSSSERALPPATLQRRSAEDVRIWEKTDIAALVREPRSPSWSEQGAYVHVSNFDSWQTLGKWYADLIRPQFKLNAELERQAAQIVQNHPSRLDRVAAIDELVLKNTRYVALELGVYGFKPYPVTQTFARRFGDCKDKASLMVALLRAADIDADIALVRTKRLGDIIEQPASVSIFDHAIVYVPEFDLWLDGTAEFSRLRELPVEDQGVMALTVGADGNATLRRTPASSASDNYSRRTINARLEADGTIRFSGATYVRGEDAPELRRQLEPGDSKLGYVRDHLAQVLPAVEVHDVELPVSLSDIVSLSFNGELTSFHGRHSATLPSSWMERNYVATLAAKNSRAQDLLFEAPWTTTEEIHIELPHGAHLTGIPQNQSISSEFGNADIRYDIIGDQVTVLSTVKFSATLIPAAQYPAFREFTAGVETAFQRNLEVELP
- a CDS encoding iron-sulfur cluster assembly protein yields the protein MPVTEEEVITALKDCYDPEIPVNIVDLGLIYGVRITPESAAEVAPETRRDVEVEMTLTAPGCPAHTQISQQVKDRIEQLPGVNSATVNVVWSPPWTPERLSQAARQKLGIE
- a CDS encoding DUF3858 domain-containing protein, producing MRSWLSIICIAGVSAGVAAQTPSESSADLLFAKSDLTGALRRSAVELKRNPHDLNAHFVRMEAARLELRNREELHSAIGVLQEARGGDPRARVAAERIRELAANTPQLRAVLPQIAELLREDSPYAVELSDAVLKAWADGAAIPGKTHLARRITKWQIAGPFGQFANVDFDRAWPPEENELRSTRYEGRVREDIDVESGELELPEYFSRSGVYYAAAQVSIATEAKYRLIVESEGTYDVRIDGFPLLVHDARFVQQRATTPVDFQMEAGKHRIVVKLQAAALPLRIWIEPLREFHSVALRVLASEADYLKAATALMNGDPSAALALSDQSSLANVLKAEALAQMGDEQQARELFLAASILDARNLLAAFKVAEDALSGEQYEAATKHLAKILKGAPAYPQAQELKFQLTEHFNWRTEQEAALNQRLRLHPNCGALTDAAKFYDSNYQSERARRYEAALAKCSPKPYQFWEQLSLHGTHKHASDSISDYLVRHPSDRHALTSAIREAVLGNDLPGASQYAKILRAVAPNWSWAALLAVRPESILDSQSGYSAANGFYKPFVRDPLPMMRDREAQLPDSRILINDRVVKLDSGGAWVYQHTVTQVLNKKGIARLGEVELPRAIDLLDLRTVKPNGKLVEADLGESKSAVSMPSLAEGDAIEIAYLQHISSEVLAASPETLDFAFASSQSPTRSARLTLIRDNVPEPLLWRSPEVRCIHSEPTSDVGTTTWEVTNAPADQDEPAAPQYERRSRLLWLAMDRAQPVDMSAKIRDALTDATKVTFRIREIAAELQSSSEARPSVAYRYVMANIENEAQNWRQANITAADESLGQGEGNRAATLIALLSAMGYEADLALSSERGKYDPADMCASARCYTHALVRVVLPGSGQVLLDPGIESLPAGALSPEVEGEQALLIPRSHALTKQAFVVPRSTDQHSEATADLHLDDAGGLSGKIHIRFGSFRSGQMRQMLRTVSAKDREDFFEQIADRIIPSVNEVSATLNHEQDPEQPLELELSIRASKFGRWNHSELQLEQTVPALGLSRVYATLAERQQPVLLDTPLVETSEFVIHLPVGLEAVRTPNSVDLKSEFGEYRSELKAEANVLKVTRSFRIPAQVVAPSRYREFSDFALQIDSAEREVIQLRGTSLVQILPNSAQLAHTPQPLH